The proteins below are encoded in one region of Aquisphaera giovannonii:
- a CDS encoding RNA polymerase sigma factor — protein MHPNPTTPSPGRFPSTHWSRVIAAADPQRGRAREPLGELCRAYWYPLYAYIRRRGNGPERARDLTQDFFARLLERGTLAEADPSRGRFRSFLRTVCAHYLANLRDREAAIKRGGGVATMPIDAVEAEGRYERELADELTPERIFDRSWALALLGRALDRLRREYEEAGRSATFDALRGGLEFGPGDVHYATMADRLGTTEAAARVAAHRLRRRYGELLRREIASTLDDPADVEDEIRDLFASLGA, from the coding sequence ATGCACCCCAATCCCACCACGCCTTCGCCGGGTCGCTTCCCTTCCACGCACTGGAGCCGCGTGATCGCGGCCGCGGATCCGCAGCGAGGACGCGCCCGCGAGCCGCTCGGCGAACTCTGCCGGGCCTACTGGTACCCCCTCTACGCCTACATCCGGAGGCGGGGGAACGGGCCCGAGCGGGCGCGGGACCTGACCCAGGACTTCTTCGCCCGGCTGCTCGAGCGGGGCACGCTGGCGGAGGCCGATCCTTCGCGGGGCCGGTTCCGTTCGTTCCTTCGCACGGTCTGCGCCCACTACCTGGCGAACCTCCGCGACCGTGAAGCGGCGATCAAGCGGGGGGGCGGGGTCGCCACCATGCCGATCGACGCGGTGGAGGCCGAGGGCCGTTACGAGCGCGAGCTCGCCGACGAGCTGACGCCCGAGCGGATCTTCGACCGGAGCTGGGCCTTGGCGCTGCTCGGCCGGGCCCTCGATCGGCTCCGCCGGGAATACGAAGAGGCCGGCCGGTCCGCGACCTTCGACGCGCTCCGTGGCGGGCTGGAGTTCGGCCCGGGGGACGTCCATTACGCGACGATGGCCGACCGGCTGGGCACCACCGAGGCCGCCGCCCGCGTCGCGGCCCACCGCCTCCGCCGCCGCTACGGCGAACTCCTCCGCCGCGAGATCGCCTCAACCCTCGACGACCCCGCCGACGTCGAGGACGAGATCCGGGACCTCTTCGCGTCGCTCGGCGCCTGA
- a CDS encoding protein kinase domain-containing protein — translation MTGTPSCPRCGAPRLGNAPDGLCPRCLLMLGLGVSRDAAADAGDSASLRATPFPARVAARGGGPTGVAWAPEGRDLADAHPSRGGHLDGPCECGHDPGHRDAAPSGGAARYRVYEEIARGGMGVVHRGRDVELGRDVALKVLREEYGHRPEAVGRFVREAQIGGQLQHPGIVPVYEVGRLPDSRPFIAMKLVEGRTLAELLHERGAPSGDLPRLLAIFQQVCQTMAYAHDCGAIHRDLKPANVMVGNFGEVQVMDWGLAKIVDEGGIAEAERSNRVRDKSGGVRTPRGEAGGGGSRAGSVLGTAAYMAPEQARGHLDLLDERADVFGLGAILCEILTGEPPYAGGPGDDLHAKAERADLASCLARLRACEADGDLVAIASACLAPAPRDRPRDAGVVAAKLTAYLAGMRERLRAAELAQARAELRAAEERRRRVLTVGLAASLLAAAALGLGWAVWLSRERAERVEGASRAVIAAAYEASSLLSRARAANDADLARWAEASRAVEQAKAAAERPEVRPEQRRQVMELAAAAARDRRLAEAAIKDRHMVDRLGQIHADFALHFRLDRTDSEYLAAFRDYGVEIDGPDPAEAGALLAASPVATELANALDQWTFLRRRQGGPRSAAAGRLVAIAKVADPDPWRNRLRDTLHDAAADRAQAVEALRKLAATADAERLPEASVTRLAWALAAHRSRGLAIELLRRAQRVHPDNFWLNMDLAGLLAKARQPEEAVRFYSVAQSIRPDCEMARLALAEALRAAGRPEEALGYPQALQPRGGLPVGAPPRAARGPAKG, via the coding sequence ATGACCGGCACGCCTTCCTGCCCGCGTTGCGGGGCCCCCCGACTCGGGAACGCCCCGGACGGGCTCTGCCCCCGATGCCTCCTGATGCTGGGGCTGGGCGTATCCCGCGACGCCGCGGCGGACGCCGGCGACTCCGCGAGCCTCCGCGCGACCCCCTTCCCGGCACGCGTCGCGGCGCGAGGGGGCGGGCCTACGGGCGTGGCGTGGGCACCCGAGGGGCGCGACCTCGCGGATGCGCATCCCTCCCGCGGCGGACACCTCGACGGCCCGTGCGAATGCGGCCACGACCCCGGCCATCGCGACGCCGCCCCGTCCGGGGGCGCCGCGCGGTACCGGGTCTACGAGGAGATCGCCCGGGGCGGCATGGGGGTCGTGCACCGGGGCCGCGACGTGGAGCTGGGTCGCGACGTCGCCTTGAAGGTCCTCAGGGAGGAATATGGGCACAGGCCCGAGGCGGTCGGCCGGTTCGTCCGGGAGGCGCAGATCGGCGGCCAGCTCCAGCACCCCGGGATCGTCCCGGTCTACGAGGTGGGGCGGCTCCCGGACTCGCGGCCGTTCATCGCGATGAAGCTGGTGGAGGGCCGTACGCTCGCGGAACTGCTGCACGAGCGGGGCGCCCCGTCGGGCGACCTGCCGCGGCTGCTCGCGATCTTCCAGCAGGTCTGCCAGACGATGGCGTATGCCCACGACTGCGGCGCGATCCATCGCGACCTCAAGCCCGCGAACGTCATGGTGGGGAACTTCGGCGAGGTCCAGGTCATGGACTGGGGGCTCGCCAAGATCGTCGACGAGGGGGGCATCGCCGAGGCCGAGCGGTCGAATCGCGTGCGGGACAAGTCGGGCGGGGTCCGCACGCCGCGGGGCGAGGCCGGCGGCGGGGGCTCGCGGGCGGGATCGGTGCTGGGGACGGCCGCGTACATGGCCCCGGAGCAGGCTCGCGGCCACCTGGACCTGCTCGACGAGCGGGCCGACGTCTTCGGGCTCGGGGCGATCCTCTGCGAGATCCTGACCGGCGAGCCGCCCTACGCCGGCGGCCCGGGGGACGACCTGCACGCGAAGGCGGAGCGGGCGGACCTGGCGAGCTGCCTGGCCCGGCTCCGGGCGTGCGAGGCGGACGGCGACCTGGTCGCGATCGCCTCGGCGTGCCTGGCACCGGCGCCGAGGGACCGGCCGAGGGACGCCGGCGTCGTCGCCGCGAAGCTGACGGCATACCTCGCCGGCATGCGGGAGCGGCTCCGCGCGGCGGAGCTGGCCCAGGCGCGGGCCGAGCTGCGGGCGGCGGAGGAGCGGAGGCGGAGGGTGCTGACGGTCGGCCTGGCGGCCTCCCTGCTCGCCGCGGCGGCGCTGGGGCTGGGATGGGCCGTCTGGCTCTCCCGCGAGCGGGCGGAGAGGGTCGAGGGGGCCTCCCGGGCGGTCATCGCCGCGGCCTACGAGGCCTCCTCCCTCCTGAGCCGTGCCCGCGCGGCGAACGACGCCGACCTCGCCCGGTGGGCGGAGGCATCCCGCGCCGTCGAGCAGGCCAAGGCGGCGGCGGAACGCCCGGAGGTCCGGCCCGAGCAGCGGCGGCAGGTCATGGAGCTGGCCGCGGCCGCGGCGCGGGACCGCAGGCTCGCCGAGGCCGCGATCAAGGATCGCCACATGGTCGATCGGCTCGGGCAGATCCACGCCGACTTCGCCCTGCACTTCCGGCTGGACCGGACGGACTCCGAATACCTGGCAGCGTTCCGCGACTACGGCGTCGAGATCGACGGGCCCGACCCGGCGGAGGCCGGCGCCCTGCTCGCGGCCAGCCCCGTGGCGACCGAGCTCGCGAATGCGCTGGACCAGTGGACCTTCCTCCGCAGGCGCCAGGGCGGCCCGCGCTCGGCGGCGGCCGGCCGGCTCGTGGCGATCGCCAAGGTTGCGGACCCGGATCCGTGGCGTAACCGGCTCCGCGACACGCTCCACGACGCGGCCGCCGATCGCGCGCAGGCCGTCGAGGCCCTCCGTAAGCTGGCCGCGACCGCCGACGCCGAGCGGCTCCCCGAGGCCAGCGTCACGAGGCTCGCCTGGGCCCTGGCCGCCCATCGCAGCCGGGGCCTCGCGATCGAGCTGCTCCGCCGCGCCCAGCGGGTCCACCCCGACAATTTCTGGCTCAACATGGACCTCGCGGGGCTCCTGGCGAAGGCCAGGCAGCCCGAGGAGGCGGTCCGCTTCTACTCCGTCGCCCAGTCCATCCGGCCCGACTGCGAGATGGCCCGCCTGGCCCTCGCCGAGGCGCTTCGCGCGGCGGGCCGCCCCGAGGAGGCGCTCGGGTATCCCCAGGCCCTCCAGCCTCGTGGTGGCCTTCCCGTCGGCGCTCCTCCGCGTGCCGCCCGGGGACCCGCGAAGGGCTGA